The nucleotide sequence TAATAAAGAAATTGAATGAGGCCAGTAGAGAATTAAGTGCTAGAATGCAGAGAACATGTGGGTGAAATAACAACAATGGGTGGTAGTGGCTTCAGGTTTGTGGTTAACCTACTTGAGAGGACATGTTCTTGTCGACAGTGTCAGGTTTCTAGAATTCCTTGCAAGCATGcactctgaaaggatcaagatgcccaagagggggggtgaattgggctaattctaaattctcttgcaataatcaaatcctacggatagcccaattaaccccttgtgcctagaaaagtgtttatatcaaactaatgcacaacaacctcgcaacctaagttccaaacttactctagcaagcaattctatggatgtaaaacaagtattgaattgctcaaggtaaatgctcaaagtaagtgctcaaagtaaatagagagagaaaggaacacggcgatgttttgccgaggtattggagagtctccactccccactagtcctcgttggagcacccgcgcaagggtgtagctcccccttgatccgcgcaaggatcaagtgctctctatgggttgattcttcgacactccatcgcggcgaatcacccaaagccgctcacaacttgagttgggtcacccacaagctccgccgggtgaacaccaaactcccaatcaccaccaagccgtctaggtgatggcgatcaccaagagtaacaagcacgaactctcacttgaccacgcgaagcctaatgagaagatggatgtacactttgctactcttgatttgctagtgaggctactctcttggattctcaaatcacaagcacctcactaggaccttgctcttcttggcactcacaaacgtgtttctcagctgttggaatgagcaaaagatactccactcactagtggagcctctatttataaggcagcctgaaaaacgaaccgttatgagcttctgcgggatgaccggacgctctgatcgttttgaccggacgctccggtcagttcaacccgcgaacagttttcaaatgatgaccggactctgtcagggtccggtcagtaccgaccggacgcgtccggtcgctcttggatgcttactgtaaacgaccggacgctaggtactcagggtccggtcaccactgaccggacgcgtccggtcactctttcccaagtctggacccttactggagtcgaccggacgctaaccctcagcgtccggtcacacgaccttccagcgtccggtcactccagacttgttcttcacggtcaaatgaactgaccggaccttgcggccagcgtccggtcacaccggagccagcgtctagtcagtgtttgaccctccattcacttccaactttcgaacatatgagaatgaagtttgctccataggatcttaggcattcataggagctatctagagctagttttaacaagtgtgcaccacacctaactcactagactcatctaggtcaagctacccgttcataccccccttaatagtacggccaaaggaaaaaacaaagtcctaaactactctaagtgtctctccaactccaatcgacacttagaactagttatccttaaccttggcGTCCATCCTTTTAAAAACCGagacgatttccatcgtaggggcatgacaacctcgattgcctaatcgatctccattaccatgacctaacttaattgcctctgcaaaacacacgttagtcatagtaatcttgtattgacattaatcaccgaaatccaactaggggcctagatgctttcacactcGCATTCATCACATCACTTAGCAATGCACCAATAGAGCAATATGTTGACATGTATTACTGCATTGAGAAGTTTAGAGTTGCATATAGTCAGCTTATCCCTGCTATGCCTAACAAGACTCACTGGCCAGAATCTACTCATGATTTTTTCATGCACCCACCTCTATTAAAGCCAGTAGCTGGTAGGCCTAAAACAGAGAGGCACAAAGGTAGCTCTGATAAGAAAAGGAGTAAAGGCCAGCACCAATGCCTATTTGCATGGACTACGGACATCATTGGCATAATTGCAAGCGAGGCAGACCAGAAGACATTGCTGCTATGAAAGCTATCAAGTAATAATTTGTCTACTCTTTCTCTGCTTTTAATAAAAGACATATTAGTGATTTTCTTATTTTTGACATTGCAGAGGAGAACCAAAGAAGAGGGCAAAAAACAACAAATCTGCTGAAAGTTCCATTATGCCTTTGGAAGAAGCACCATCTGCATCCATGTCTTTTCCACCAAGGTTTGCAATTTCATATCCCTTGCAATGTCAAACTTACTCCCATGTTCACTTCAAACTTATGATTGATTCTATGTTCCTACTGTCTCACCATAGTCAAAGCTTGGAAACTACTGCtaagaaaaagagaaaatatATTGATTGTACTCCCAACACATCTAAAAGGTACTTATCACTAGTGCTGAAAATATGAATTTATGCCATCATGAATGACTATTTATCTTAGATACTAAATAGATTGCTTGTCTCTCACCATAGCTAATCCTTGGAGATATCAAGTAAGAAAAAGGGGAAATATGGTAGCTCCAACTCAGGCACATCAAAAAGGTACTATTTCCAACTCTGAATTTTTTTCATTGTTCATATTTCTATTTGCTAAAAATCATTGCTGCCATATATTCACATGTCCAGGTCAAGGAGTGGCTCCAATCAACTCGAGGCACTTTCCATTGATTTCCCTACCCACACAGATCAACCTAGGAAGGCCAAGGCTAAAAAAGGTCACATTCAAAACGAAAAAGAAAGTGCTTGACAAAGAGGCGGTAAACAAGCCAAAGGTGATACTTGACAGCCCCGCAATGGGCACATGAAGCAAAACTTCTCAGCCTGCTAGCCCGGCGATGAGTACAAGAAGTAAAAGAATGCTCAGCCTATGATTTCTCATGTGTGTAGCACTAACTTGTGTATGTGACAACTAAATTTATTTGACTTGGGCGAACTGAATTTATTTTAGATGTCCAGTATGTGCGAACTGAATTTATTTAAGATATAAAAAATGTGCGAACTGAATTTATATGTGCAATTGGCTCCATGTCTAGAAAAAAAATGCGTGCTAATACTGTAGTTATGATGTGCTCTAAAATTATGTGCAAGAAGTGAAAATAATGCTCaaaatgaaacatatgcaatttaCAAGCATCTACAAAACGTACAGTACAGAATTTGAGTTCTAAACTATCAAAAACTGAATTCTAAACTATCAAAAACGATGCTTTCGCGTCCAAGGGTAGAATCGACTTTTTGTCTCTCATTTAACACCGTTACAGGGTCGAATTGACGGGAAGGCCAGATAAGGAATCAAAAGTCGGATCGGAGGCCAAATAGGTAAGTTGGAAATTTTCGGGGCAAaaaaaaggaagcatgagtttTAAAAGGGCTATATTGGTAAATTTCTCTATAAAATACACTTGGCCTGCTGCTGAGCGCATCATTTAGAAATTAAGTGACTTTGCTTCTAGAACATTGTAGATTACCACTAAAATAGGATAAACTAGAATTCCAAACACCACGGCCTCACAGAAAGGCCCTTCAAAAGAGAAAATTTGCCAAATCAGCTGCGCAAGTGAAAAGCATTACTGTCTCTTGTAGTACACAACCGAGGAGGCGACGCGACGAACAGCCCGCCGGACTCAAGTCGACGCCCGCCGAATCGCCGATACTATGGAGGGAGACGACCGGAGGGCCCCGCTGCTAGGTTCCGGCTCCGGCGCCAGCGGCCGCCCCTCCCCGTCTCTGCGGCGCCGCGACTCGGCGCGGTCGCTGCGCAGCAGCTTCCTGTCGCGGCTGCCCGACAAAGTACGCGCCGGGCGCGACCCGGAGCGCCTCGCCGACCTCGACCTCTCCCGCGCCAAAGGCCTATCCCAAGGTAACAAAACTTGCGAGCTCTGATCCCTCACCCTCATCGGTTCATCCCTCCTACCCTCTCCGCCTCTCGTGCGTGTAGGTGTGAGAGAGTACTACTAGAAGCAAGTTCGCGACCCTGAGAACTTTCGAGCAGGTGGAGGCGCGATGCATGTCCGGCGAGTTCGATTAGGATGTCGAGGCCTCCGAATCGGAGGATAGGGAGCAGAAGCAGAGCGAGTTCGCCATGAAGATTTCCAACTACGCCAATATTGTTCTGCTGGTTTTCAAGGTGAGTGAGTTCAGGCGTCAGGTTGAGCAGTCGTATTGTGGAAAATGGATACATACTGCAGACTATAGAGGGCGCGATTGCGTGCTGATCCATTTCGGCTGCGAGAATCGCAGGTGTATGCAACGATCAAGACGGGGTCCATGGCGATTGCGGCGTCCACGCTTGACTCGCTGCTGGATTTCATGGCCGGGGGTATCCTGTGGTTCACGCACCTTTCCATGAAGAGGGTCAACATTTACAAGTACCCGATTGGGAAGCTGCGTGTTCAGCCGGTTGGGATCATCGTCTTCGCGGCCATCATGGCAACTCTAGGTGTGCCATCTCTGCTTTGGCTCAGCAGCCCCATCTCCAACCCCCTGTCAACAAATGTTATCACATTTGCTATCTGTCAAAACAAATACAATTCGGAAGTGTCTGTAGAAAGAAATGATGAACACGAGTTTCTTCGTCAATTATTAGGTTTCCAGGTCTTGGTCCAAGCTGTTGAGCAGCTGGTGGAGAACGAACCTGGCGAGAAGATGACATCGGAGCAGCTGATATGGTTGTACTCCATCATGCTTTCAGCAACAGCTGTGAAACTTGCTCTCTGGCTCTACTGCAAGAGTTCGGGGAATAGTATTGTCCGGGCCTATGCAAAGGTATCTTGTGCTGCACTGTGTTACTAGTTGAATACATGATTTAATCGACATCAAAATTGCCATTTAAATTCACCTGTACACGTGCCATTCAGGACCACTACTTTGATGTGATAACCAATGTCGTCGGTCTGGTGGCTGCTGTTCTCGGGGACAAATTCTTGTGGTGGATTGACCCCGTGGGGGCTGTAATCCTCGCTGTATATACCATTGTCAACTGGTCCAAAACCGTATTAGAAAATGCAGGTACTTCCAAAACACTTCATATTCTCCCAAGTGTAAAGAATTTTTGTGACTTCTTTATTCACCCCATTTAGGAACACTGAGATTGGGATAGCCGATTAaattatgcaaaaaaaaaagttaataTTTAGAAAAGCCAGCTAAGAGGAAGATGGAAGATTGGTTGTCCTCTCGCTGTTGCCAATTACTACATTGGTCATCAGAGAAGATATGCTTCTGTAGTTATGCTCTAAGTGGCTGATCAGCTTGTGACTAACCCCTTCTTTACTTCAGCTACCCTAGTGGGCCAATGTGCTCCTCCAGAGATGTTGCAGATGCTAACGTACCTCGCCATGAAGCACGACCCAGGAGTGAGGCGGGTTGACACTGTTAGAGCTTACAGCTTTGGAGCTCTCTACTTTGTTGAGGTCAGTTAACTACTTAGCGTTAGAACAGCAGTATGAGCACCATTCCGTCTCATCTCCTGCTACTAGTGTGGTTGATCTTACAGTATAATAATCTACTCTGCCACAACGCAGGTTGACATTGAACTCTCGGAGGATATGCGGCTGAGAGAGGCACACACCATCGGTGAATCGCTGCAGGAGAAAATTGAGAAGTTGCCTTAAGTCGAGCGGGCGTTTGTTCATATCGATTTCGAGAGCACTCATAAGCCTGAGCACAAAGTCAGGAGCAGGCTGCCGTCTACTGATCCCTAACAGATTTCCTCATGCCCATGTAGTACATTGTTAGGAGTTAGCTAAATAGCGCGGTGTTTTTCTTCAATGGTTACATGTAATAATTCCCTTCACTTCACCTGTAAAATAAAATATGAGCATCACGTATTCCTCAATGGAATAAAATAATACAGGATTAACTTTTCCAGTTTACTGATCCTAATCACGCTTCCGTAGTCGAAGACCATAAATCTCCGTTACATTTGCAATGGCATGTAACATCATCAAAGATTGGGTCGGGTTATAATAGCTTCACTATTGGATAAAATCTTACACGCATAACTTAAGAACGCCTGGCAGCGTTCAGTCATTACAAGTACTCCCAAGTTCCAGGCAGTTACCACATCACGTCCAGCAGGCATACAGATCTACGACAACCCTCACCAAACCTTTCAGCTTGCTAATACAGGCAAGGACCAACAAAATGTAGCTGCGCTTCATCTTCAGATTCCAGAGGGGGGGGCAGCAAAAAGATCGTTCACATTACTGGAATTAGCTGGCAGCAGCAACAATTGCCGTGCGAGCATCCGTGAAAGTTGAGATCAGTGCGCCCAGCTGCAGTTTATCGTTGCATGCAAAGCTTAGCCTGTACCTGCATATCAAAGACAAAAGCCATAAATTATGTTGCTAACAAACAAAAAATTTGATACCAGAAAGAGTTATCACAGTTCTCACAACTGATCATAAGCTCAATCACAGGTCACTATCTCAAACATTGGAGTGAGCTtccctccaaaaaaaaaaagagtgagCTCTTAAGTAATCGCTTCATGGAAACAGCTATAGTTTCCACTCTGAAAGGAGATTTACACATGTGGGGAACTACTGCATCCAGAGTTTGCTGAATACAAAAACATGTTCCAGTTTAGCACTGTTGCAAGGGCTAAACTATACATCTATATCAATGTGCTGATTTAATGATTCATGACAATTTTAGTTAACAAAGTCGTAATGTTGTTCTTTAGTTAACTATAAGACGTATCAAGTAAATAGTTAGCTTGGCCATACATTGTTGGTCTTCCATCATAGCATCCTCAGTTTGGGCAATTACCTACCTCCTATAATTTTGTGTGAACTAAAATGACTACTTCTAGCAATCTGAGTAGAATTAGCAACAAAACATAATTATGGCATAGAATGACAGGTAAGCTAATTTATGTGCAGAACGACACAATTCAACTGTAGAAGTGTATAAAGGACATACTCAATATCAGCCAAGTCATTGATTAGCTTTACACGAACGTCAGATGGCATTTGTATTTTGAACACAAACCTGCACAAAAGACACAAAATTTAGAACAATGCTACACAGGGTTCAAATTCAATGCTACATAAGAAAAAATgtgaagaatgatgagctagtaGGCAGCAGGTAGTGCGTACATAGTAACCTCCCGTAAGATATCAACCAAGGCCAACCCTTTTCTCATCTTCATGTCAGATATATCTAAACAGATAAGGAAACATACATTTAGACAATGAATCCTGAATAATCAGAAGGATCATATTGACAGATGGTAGCTAAGAATACATTTGAAGCTGGTTGAAAACGGTTCATTTAATAGCCAAAATGATATCCGCTCAATATCTTTTGGCATGGGGTTTCCTGTGCAAAGATAGACAGCTTCTTCTGTCATATGTTGGGATGCCATGTGTGTTGCCTGCACATAAAAAAAAGGTACGTCATTGTCAAAGCCATTGTAATTGGCGGATTAGTTTATAGAACAAAACAATTGATATAATGAAAAAAACTACTCCATCCCAAAATTTCTAGGTTTGTCCTATTGTGTTAGGTTTGACCAAATTATAgtacaaaacataaacatgtaAGACACCAAATTAGTATACAATGTACTTATTTGGTTTCATAGATGTTAAttgtttttctataaacttggtcaaaactaAAATAGTTTGACCTCAGACAAACCCAAAAGTGGCTAAATTTTGGGAGAGTTAGCATGCTTTATGGTCAAGGATCAAAAAGGTGACGCCTCTTCCCCGCCTAGGCGCGCCTAATCGCTGGGCGATGGGGTCCCGCCTGGCCTATGGGGGTAGGCGGACCCCTAGGCGCTCTCATCCCCACTGGACGAGCTCCTCCCCGCCGGGCGCTCGCATCCCCGCCGGACGAGCTCCTCCCGCCGAACGCCCTCCTCCCCGCCGGGCGCCGACCTCCCCGTCGggtgcgctcctccccgccggaCGCCCGCCTCCCCATCGGGCGCGCTCCTCCCCGCCGGACGCTCCCCTCCCCGCCGGACGCGCTCCTCCTGCCGGACGCGCCCCTCCCGTCGGTCAGTCCCCTCCCCGCCGGTCTCCTCCCTAagcggcagcagccagcaggtcaGTCTgtcctcccctgctcctctcctCTGTTTTCTTTGAACTTTGAAGTGGTCTGAATGACTGGATCTGAAGCCTCTGAATGACTGAATCTGAAGCCTGCTCCTCTCCTCTGTTATTTGACTGATCCTTTGATGGCTGCATGTATGTATCTATGATTGCCTGAACTCGGAATGTATAGCTGATTGACTGATGGACTGAATTTATAGCTTAGCTAGTTAGCTGATTGACTGAATGCATAGCTCAGCTAGTTAGCTGTCACTTACTCACTTGTTAGTTTACACGCTGAATGCAAAATTAGGAAAACGCCTAGAAAAACGCCTTGAAacgcctaggctagcctaggctcGCTTAGGCTCTAGGCCGTGGGAAACCGTCTAGCGCCTTCTTGAACATTGTTTATGGTTCATCTCAATTTTGAACTTAGTAATAGCTAACATTGAAAGAATAGCATTAGTCAAATACTTGAAGTACACACAACAGTTATGCAAATCAGAATGTATGATTTGTTCAGATCTAAAACATCAACATTTTTGCGCCTTCTTTTAACTTGCTCCCACATGCGCAGAACTTCTATATCTTTAAATAACTAGATATCAAAACTCCTGGTCAAAAACAGTTGGGTCAAATGCACAGCGTGACAGCAATTAAGGGATAACCTGCAATATATTCAAAGCCTTCCTCATATCACCATTGCTTAACCGCACTAGGGCTGTCAAGCCACCCTCATCTACACTGAGCCTGCAAGTACATGCAAAAATTAACATTTCAGATAGGCCCAGAATCCTATGCCAGTATAGTATACCACAATGTGAAGATTGCAAAGCATGATATAACGGAACAAAATATAAGTGAGTTCCCAAgtgacacaaaataattattgAGAATTCTTATATAATCTTAGGAGGAAAACAAGTGCTTACCCCTCAGATTTTATTATATGTTGAAGACGCTCTCTAACATGACTGCCGTCTAGTGGAGCAAATCTAAACCTAGTGCACCTTGATTGTAGTGCAGGGATAATTTTGTTGACATGGTTGCAAATGAGTGCAAACCTTGTGCTCCTTGTATACTTCTCAATGACTGCAAGGAGGGGCAGAttaaatagatgtaaggaagaaAATGCACAGCAATATCATGGCAATGAACAAAGTAAAGTCTTAACAACAGAAACACCTCTTCGCAATGCAAATTGTGCATCCTTTGTCATTGCATCTGCTTCATCCAAGAGGACCAACTTAACAGAAGGCCTTGCTCTGTAGAAATTTAAATAGAAGGCAAAATTACTTGATTGTATATCAAGTCTGAAAGGCTCCCtaccaaaagaaaaaaaaaagttgcacGACTTAATGCATACCCAAAAGAGAGGCTGCGTGCGCCAGCGAAATCCTGGATCTGCTGCCTGACAACATTAATACCACGTTCATCTGATGCATTGAGCTCCAGGATCATGTTGCTATACTGAGACCCATATAGCTTCCTCGCAACAGCCAGAATCGTCGATGTTTTCCCAGTGCCAGGTGGCCCGTATAGCAACAAGTGTGGAAGTCTATTCTCATTTGTAAGCCTGTCAACTACAAGAAGAAAATGGCAATCATCAGCTTACCTCATACATATGCTACAGTCACAAACAGCACAGTTGCAAAGAATTTAGTAGCCAATACTGTAACAAGTTATAGCTCAGGAATCACACAATACGTGGTGGCGGAGATAGACATAAATTCAGGGCCAAGAGTCAACCCACATACAGGTTATACGAGACACAAAGAATAGCATAATAACGCGTTAAGAAAATCACGGTAACGTATCGACCACGCCCCCGTGAGTTAGCGTTCACTGGAAC is from Miscanthus floridulus cultivar M001 chromosome 7, ASM1932011v1, whole genome shotgun sequence and encodes:
- the LOC136467851 gene encoding replication factor C subunit 3, with the translated sequence MAGTTAVAPMDIDAAAPPPPPPGAAAKGKAPLSAGGRAAPWVEKYRPQSLADVAAHRDIVDTIDRLTNENRLPHLLLYGPPGTGKTSTILAVARKLYGSQYSNMILELNASDERGINVVRQQIQDFAGARSLSFGARPSVKLVLLDEADAMTKDAQFALRRVIEKYTRSTRFALICNHVNKIIPALQSRCTRFRFAPLDGSHVRERLQHIIKSEGLSVDEGGLTALVRLSNGDMRKALNILQATHMASQHMTEEAVYLCTGNPMPKDIERISFWLLNEPFSTSFKYISDMKMRKGLALVDILREVTMFVFKIQMPSDVRVKLINDLADIEYRLSFACNDKLQLGALISTFTDARTAIVAAAS